A section of the Candidatus Binatia bacterium genome encodes:
- a CDS encoding exopolyphosphatase, whose translation MFYDIVMPKEVLRIANCSGFYGDRLSAAREMVEGGPIDVLTGDYLAELTLMILYKDRQKDPHAGWAKTFLRQMEEVLGTCLDRGIKIVTNAGGLNPAGLAQELRRLSQRLGLSARIAHIEGDDILPRLAELQAQGHELRHLDKGIPLRELRAQVVTANAYLGGWGIAEALKRGADVVVCPRVTDAALVVGPAAWHFGWRRDDWDRLAGAVVAGHIIECGPQCTGGNYSFFREVPNIERIGFPIAEMHEDGSCVITKHPGTGGLVSVGTVTAQLLYEIQGPQYFNPDVTARFDTIRLQQEGPDRVRITGVRGEPPPPTTKVCINYLGGYRNSVTFVLTGLDIEEKAQIAEQTLWHLVGGKERFAEVHVDLVRWDRPNPARNEEAFAYLTVAVKDPDPAKVGRAFTNKAIEMALANYPGFFVTHPPTDASPYGVFWPTLLPSELVAHRVVFEEAAAVDVPPVAAPASAPQIDVPVVDLPPVPEGEVVRAPLGLIAGARSGDKGGNANVGLWTHRPAAYAWLRQYLTTERFRELVPEARHLDVERYEFPNLLALNFVVRGLLGDGVAASTRMDPQAKSFGEYVRAKLADIPRALLAG comes from the coding sequence GTGTTTTACGATATCGTCATGCCAAAAGAAGTGCTTCGGATAGCTAACTGCAGCGGCTTTTACGGCGACCGGCTGAGTGCCGCACGAGAAATGGTCGAGGGTGGACCGATAGACGTCCTCACGGGAGACTACCTCGCCGAACTTACGCTGATGATTTTGTACAAGGATCGGCAGAAGGACCCACATGCCGGCTGGGCCAAAACCTTTCTCCGGCAAATGGAGGAAGTCCTGGGCACCTGCTTGGATCGCGGAATCAAAATCGTCACCAACGCAGGCGGGCTCAACCCGGCCGGTCTGGCACAAGAGCTCCGCCGCCTGAGCCAGCGCTTAGGGTTGTCTGCTCGCATTGCTCACATCGAGGGCGACGACATCCTACCGCGCCTGGCGGAACTGCAGGCGCAGGGACACGAGCTCCGGCATTTGGACAAGGGCATCCCCTTGCGTGAACTGCGAGCGCAAGTCGTCACCGCCAACGCGTACCTCGGCGGTTGGGGAATTGCGGAGGCCCTCAAACGGGGGGCCGACGTCGTGGTTTGCCCCCGAGTGACCGATGCGGCGTTAGTGGTGGGGCCGGCTGCATGGCATTTCGGCTGGCGGCGCGATGATTGGGATCGTCTGGCTGGGGCCGTGGTCGCCGGTCACATTATCGAATGTGGGCCGCAGTGCACTGGGGGGAATTACTCTTTTTTCCGCGAGGTCCCCAACATCGAGCGCATCGGTTTCCCGATTGCGGAAATGCACGAAGATGGCTCCTGCGTTATTACCAAGCATCCGGGGACGGGCGGATTGGTGTCGGTGGGCACCGTCACCGCGCAGCTTCTCTACGAAATCCAAGGGCCGCAGTATTTCAATCCCGACGTCACGGCTCGCTTCGACACTATCCGTTTGCAACAAGAAGGGCCAGACCGCGTCCGAATCACCGGGGTGCGAGGGGAACCGCCACCGCCCACTACGAAGGTTTGCATCAACTACCTCGGAGGCTATCGCAACTCGGTCACGTTTGTGCTCACAGGCCTCGACATCGAAGAGAAGGCCCAAATTGCGGAACAAACTTTGTGGCACCTTGTCGGCGGCAAAGAGCGCTTCGCCGAAGTGCACGTGGATTTGGTGCGTTGGGATCGCCCCAACCCAGCCCGAAACGAGGAGGCCTTTGCTTACTTAACGGTCGCGGTCAAGGATCCCGATCCGGCCAAAGTGGGCCGCGCCTTTACCAACAAGGCGATCGAAATGGCCCTGGCCAACTACCCGGGGTTTTTCGTGACTCACCCGCCAACCGATGCGAGCCCTTACGGGGTTTTCTGGCCTACTTTACTGCCCTCGGAATTGGTAGCCCATCGGGTTGTCTTCGAAGAGGCTGCAGCGGTGGACGTGCCTCCCGTAGCAGCGCCAGCTTCGGCTCCCCAGATCGATGTTCCGGTTGTCGATTTACCTCCCGTTCCCGAGGGGGAGGTAGTGCGCGCGCCCTTGGGGCTGATTGCCGGGGCTCGCTCGGGTGACAAGGGCGGCAACGCCAATGTTGGCCTGTGGACTCACCGACCCGCAGCCTATGCCTGGCTGCGTCAATATCTGACAACGGAACGTTTCCGAGAGCTCGTGCCCGAAGCTCGCCACCTCGATGTGGAGCGTTACGAATTCCCCAACTTGCTCGCGCTCAACTTCGTGGTGCGCGGCCTTTTGGGTGACGGAGTGGCCGCGTCGACGCGAATGGATCCGCAAGCGAAAAGTTTTGGAGAGTACGTCCGCGCAAAACTGGCGGACATTCCCCGGGCTTTGCTAGCGGGGTGA
- the hpnI gene encoding ceramide glucosyltransferase, protein MQQALGLFLEGIAAVGLLVSAWYYCAVYFGARRFVRQRAVPRVGPDQELPGVTILKPLKGLEPELFENLASFCQQDYPKFQIVFAVADAADPALMVVRRLMRAFPHVAIDLVVDPTVYGTNYKVSNLQNGYRRARYDYIVVADSDIRVPPTYLRTIVADLRRPEVGVVTCLYRARPSGGWPSRIEALFVNTDFTPSVFVARMVEATRYAFGATMAVRREVLEGIGGFVALSRYLADDFFLGNLVSRRGYRVEISPLIVDTVLAVPSWRRLVEHQLRWSRTYRSVRGGSYFALVLTHGCLWALANLALHASDWRAWCAAAALLALRIGVAWTVAARYLHVRLTPLEIAVLPLKDLFLSAMWASAFFSNTVSWSGHKFRVIANGEMVPIDRGAAAVSPPAVEVSPNLGTGTDS, encoded by the coding sequence ATGCAGCAGGCACTAGGGCTTTTCCTCGAAGGCATCGCAGCGGTCGGCCTACTGGTCTCCGCCTGGTACTATTGTGCTGTCTACTTCGGGGCTCGCCGCTTTGTTCGACAACGTGCAGTGCCGCGTGTGGGACCAGACCAGGAGCTGCCCGGGGTGACCATCCTCAAGCCCCTCAAAGGTCTGGAACCCGAACTTTTCGAAAATTTGGCGAGCTTCTGCCAGCAAGATTACCCGAAGTTCCAAATCGTTTTCGCGGTGGCCGATGCAGCGGATCCGGCCCTCATGGTTGTTCGCCGACTCATGCGGGCTTTTCCACATGTAGCCATTGACTTGGTTGTGGATCCGACAGTGTACGGGACCAACTACAAGGTCAGCAATCTGCAGAACGGCTACCGCAGGGCCCGTTACGACTACATCGTCGTAGCGGACAGCGATATCCGCGTCCCCCCCACCTACCTGCGCACGATCGTGGCCGACCTCCGCCGTCCCGAAGTCGGAGTGGTGACGTGCTTATATCGGGCGCGTCCGTCTGGTGGGTGGCCGTCACGGATCGAAGCATTGTTCGTGAACACGGATTTTACGCCCAGTGTATTTGTGGCCCGGATGGTGGAAGCCACGCGGTACGCTTTCGGGGCAACGATGGCCGTCCGGCGGGAAGTACTGGAGGGCATCGGGGGTTTTGTGGCCCTCTCGCGTTATCTCGCCGACGATTTTTTCCTTGGCAACCTGGTGAGCCGGCGGGGCTACAGGGTGGAAATTTCTCCGTTGATCGTGGATACGGTCCTTGCAGTGCCCTCGTGGCGGCGGCTGGTGGAGCACCAGCTTCGCTGGTCGCGCACCTACCGGAGCGTTCGTGGTGGTAGCTATTTCGCCCTGGTCCTCACGCACGGGTGTTTGTGGGCGTTGGCCAACCTAGCACTGCACGCCAGCGACTGGCGCGCGTGGTGTGCGGCGGCAGCCTTGCTGGCCCTCCGAATCGGCGTTGCGTGGACGGTGGCAGCACGATACCTGCACGTCCGACTCACCCCCTTGGAAATCGCAGTGCTTCCGCTGAAGGATCTCTTCCTGAGCGCCATGTGGGCCAGCGCCTTCTTCAGCAACACCGTATCGTGGAGCGGCCACAAGTTCCGTGTGATCGCAAATGGCGAAATGGTCCCGATCGATCGAGGGGCCGCCGCAGTATCGCCTCCAGCAGTGGAGGTGAGTCCCAACCTCGGAACTGGAACCGACTCCTGA
- a CDS encoding heptaprenyl diphosphate synthase subunit II, with protein sequence MAGVEPKPVEVPTETAWTLADGLARVEQRIQAQLQSREPLLTEISSYLVGSGGKRVRPAVTLLIYKACGGRVLDAIVDVAAALELIHSATLLHDDIIDNAETRRGRPSALHRYGLARTLVTGDFVFTRAFELCAPFEEKLIRWAAEACISLTEGEIMQGRFRHNPAVTVPDYLEIIGRKTASLFQQGARAAAYLAGAPIAVVDAMAECGFHVGLVFQIVDDVLDIEGDPNKLGKPVGIDFRDGNPSLPIVIGLSRDPSLREFFKTPRPSEVEIQTALERVRACGAVEEARTLARAFGERAKKCLARVPQNEETGILSQLVEQLLARGL encoded by the coding sequence GTGGCTGGTGTCGAGCCAAAACCTGTAGAGGTTCCAACAGAGACCGCCTGGACACTGGCGGATGGCCTTGCAAGAGTCGAGCAACGCATCCAGGCGCAGCTACAATCGCGCGAGCCGCTACTCACGGAAATTTCTTCCTACCTGGTCGGTTCCGGCGGCAAGCGCGTTCGTCCGGCGGTTACCCTCCTCATCTACAAGGCGTGCGGCGGGCGGGTCCTCGATGCCATTGTGGACGTCGCCGCCGCGCTGGAGCTGATTCACTCTGCGACCTTGCTTCACGATGACATTATTGACAATGCGGAAACCCGCAGGGGTCGTCCCTCTGCACTGCATCGTTACGGTTTGGCGCGCACGCTCGTGACCGGCGACTTTGTCTTTACGCGCGCCTTTGAACTTTGCGCGCCCTTCGAAGAGAAGCTGATCCGCTGGGCAGCGGAGGCTTGCATCAGCTTGACCGAGGGCGAAATCATGCAGGGGCGGTTTCGGCACAACCCTGCGGTAACTGTTCCGGACTACTTGGAGATCATCGGCCGGAAAACCGCGAGTTTGTTTCAACAAGGTGCGCGTGCGGCCGCCTACCTGGCTGGCGCTCCGATTGCGGTGGTAGACGCCATGGCCGAATGCGGTTTTCACGTGGGGCTGGTGTTTCAAATCGTTGACGACGTGTTGGACATCGAAGGCGACCCAAACAAGCTTGGCAAACCCGTCGGCATTGATTTCCGGGATGGCAATCCGTCGTTACCGATCGTGATCGGACTCAGTCGCGATCCGAGTCTACGGGAGTTTTTTAAAACCCCTCGCCCCAGCGAGGTCGAAATTCAAACCGCCTTGGAACGGGTAAGGGCATGCGGGGCAGTGGAAGAGGCGCGAACTTTGGCGCGCGCGTTTGGCGAGCGCGCTAAAAAATGCCTCGCCCGTGTGCCGCAGAACGAGGAGACGGGAATTCTGAGCCAACTGGTGGAGCAGCTCCTCGCTCGCGGGCTTTAA
- a CDS encoding iron-sulfur cluster carrier protein yields MERRARRITLPLRISALFVPLRRLLAATEGNIVLTIAEIRERLSEIRVLGTKSDIVSAGFVQKIGWDGSRVELDVVLPPISTQARRVLEADIRRALQAFEEVQEVEIRVAGGGAATSVDEEPLLPGVRHVVAVASAKGGVGKSTVAANLALALAARGLRVGLLDADVYGPSLPLLFGTRGPVTVTHNQRLAPVEKFGLKLMSVGFFVEEEAPVIWRGPVVMSLVRQFLRDVAWGDLDVLVVDLPPGTGDAPLSLLQLIRVAGAVIVTTPQKVALADVERGVAMFQKVEVPVLGVVENMAMYACPHCGAEDRLFASGAADLLQEKLALTLLGRLPLDPELREASDRGAPLLVRKPSHPLVRHFRDLAQRVLDQLAAGVAGPPIPEIIN; encoded by the coding sequence ATGGAGCGACGGGCACGACGAATCACTCTACCGCTACGAATTTCTGCGCTCTTTGTGCCCTTGCGCCGATTGCTGGCAGCGACCGAGGGAAACATTGTGCTGACCATTGCCGAAATCCGCGAACGGCTGAGCGAGATTCGCGTGCTCGGGACCAAATCGGACATCGTTTCAGCCGGCTTCGTGCAGAAGATCGGTTGGGACGGTTCGCGAGTCGAGTTGGACGTGGTACTGCCACCGATCTCGACGCAAGCTCGTCGTGTATTGGAAGCCGATATCCGCCGAGCCCTCCAGGCATTCGAGGAGGTCCAAGAGGTAGAGATTCGTGTCGCTGGCGGTGGTGCGGCCACGTCTGTGGACGAAGAACCGCTCTTGCCGGGTGTACGCCATGTCGTTGCGGTGGCCAGCGCGAAGGGCGGCGTTGGGAAGTCCACAGTTGCAGCCAACTTGGCTTTAGCGTTGGCGGCGCGGGGACTACGGGTGGGCTTGCTGGATGCGGACGTATACGGGCCAAGTCTGCCCCTCTTGTTCGGAACACGCGGGCCAGTAACGGTAACCCACAACCAGCGGCTCGCCCCGGTCGAAAAGTTTGGCCTGAAACTTATGTCGGTTGGTTTCTTTGTCGAAGAGGAGGCCCCGGTCATTTGGAGGGGCCCCGTCGTGATGAGCCTCGTGCGCCAGTTTCTGCGAGACGTGGCGTGGGGCGATCTCGATGTTTTGGTGGTGGACCTGCCACCGGGAACGGGCGACGCTCCGCTCAGCCTCCTGCAACTCATTCGAGTCGCGGGTGCGGTGATCGTCACGACACCGCAAAAGGTGGCACTTGCGGATGTGGAACGAGGAGTCGCGATGTTTCAAAAGGTGGAGGTTCCGGTCTTGGGAGTGGTGGAAAACATGGCCATGTATGCCTGCCCTCACTGCGGAGCCGAAGATCGCCTGTTTGCCTCTGGGGCGGCGGACCTTCTTCAGGAGAAGCTTGCCCTAACGCTGCTGGGGCGCCTTCCACTCGACCCCGAACTGCGCGAGGCCAGCGATCGCGGGGCGCCATTGCTGGTCCGCAAACCCTCGCACCCACTGGTCCGGCATTTTCGCGATCTCGCGCAGCGAGTACTCGATCAATTAGCTGCCGGCGTGGCTGGGCCACCTATTCCGGAAATTATCAATTGA
- a CDS encoding TIGR00374 family protein, with translation MSRRLRIFLTLVVSAVMLYLAAQGVDWGRAWATILRIRAWWLVPVMIVTVWTLYIRAQRWAVLLRPLGPCRQAPLVHATNIGFMANMVLPLRAGEIVRPVLLARQASLPLGGVLATIVLERVFDLLAVIFLFGLATALVPVSDQIRSLGYLLMVMGVGLALFVGMARWQEKRVLRMWDGVAARLPRLLMEPLDHFVRGFLQALEVLERPLTFVQLVAWTGYLWIVIAAVNTLGLLAFAFPIPLFRSGLVVTALVALAVSVPSAPGYIGSFQFGCKLALDVFQVEPSETLAFSLVLHVAQFVAIVGAGLYSLSRTGVSFQQIEEVSESDASVSAG, from the coding sequence ATGAGCCGACGACTCCGCATCTTCCTCACCCTCGTGGTTTCCGCGGTTATGCTGTACCTTGCTGCACAGGGGGTCGACTGGGGGCGCGCTTGGGCCACGATTCTTCGGATTCGGGCATGGTGGTTGGTGCCGGTGATGATCGTGACCGTATGGACGCTCTACATTCGCGCGCAACGGTGGGCGGTGCTGCTGCGCCCGCTTGGCCCTTGCCGCCAGGCTCCCTTGGTGCACGCGACAAACATCGGCTTTATGGCGAACATGGTGCTTCCCTTGCGCGCTGGGGAAATTGTTCGCCCCGTGCTGCTGGCACGGCAAGCAAGCTTGCCGTTGGGCGGGGTACTGGCAACTATAGTCCTCGAGCGCGTGTTCGATCTTTTGGCTGTCATTTTCCTGTTTGGGTTGGCCACCGCCCTGGTTCCCGTTTCCGACCAAATTCGCAGCCTCGGATATCTGCTGATGGTGATGGGTGTTGGGCTGGCATTGTTCGTGGGAATGGCCCGCTGGCAGGAAAAGCGCGTCTTGCGCATGTGGGATGGGGTGGCCGCTCGTCTTCCACGGCTTTTAATGGAACCCCTAGACCATTTTGTACGCGGCTTTCTTCAGGCTCTGGAAGTTCTGGAACGGCCGCTCACGTTCGTTCAACTAGTCGCTTGGACGGGATATTTGTGGATCGTCATTGCGGCTGTGAACACGCTTGGGCTCTTGGCGTTTGCATTTCCCATACCCCTGTTCCGCTCCGGCTTGGTCGTCACTGCTCTAGTGGCGCTCGCCGTTTCCGTCCCTTCGGCACCCGGGTACATCGGATCGTTCCAGTTTGGTTGCAAACTCGCCCTGGATGTTTTCCAGGTCGAGCCAAGCGAAACCCTTGCGTTTTCTTTGGTGCTCCATGTTGCTCAGTTCGTTGCTATCGTGGGGGCAGGTTTGTACTCCTTGAGCCGCACGGGTGTGAGTTTTCAACAAATCGAAGAGGTCAGTGAGTCGGATGCCTCGGTTTCTGCAGGATAA
- the coaBC gene encoding peptidase ClpP, which produces MPRFLQDKTILLGLTGGIACYKSAEVARLLVRSGARVHALMSAAAQQFITPLTLQSLTGQAVATDLFELSRELQIGHIQLADMADAYLIAPATADVLAKLAAGHADDVVTTVALATRAPVLVAPSMNVNMFEHPLVQQNLARLRDIGYRVIPPGEGELACGWHGKGRLAEPPALLAEVERAVRVPDLRGERVVVTAGPTREFLDPIRFLTNRSSGKMGFALAEAAWRRGADVVLITGPVALSTPYGVRRQDVVSAQDMYEALAHEFDRASIVLMCAAVADYKPAERRATKVKKQDRRWALELEPTVDILSTLAPRKGKQFLVGFAAETEQLESFGREKLVRKGLDLVVANDVSRTDAGMESDFNAALLLDRLGGRLELPLMPKADLAEAILDRVVEIRKQMVAS; this is translated from the coding sequence ATGCCTCGGTTTCTGCAGGATAAAACCATTTTGCTGGGCCTGACTGGGGGCATCGCTTGTTACAAAAGCGCCGAAGTCGCGCGCCTACTGGTGCGCAGCGGGGCGAGGGTTCACGCACTCATGTCCGCCGCAGCGCAGCAGTTCATCACGCCACTCACGCTGCAGTCGCTCACCGGTCAGGCGGTTGCCACGGACCTGTTCGAGCTGAGTCGCGAACTCCAAATCGGACACATCCAGCTTGCGGATATGGCCGATGCTTACTTGATCGCGCCAGCAACCGCCGACGTACTGGCCAAGCTCGCAGCCGGCCATGCAGACGATGTCGTGACAACCGTAGCCTTGGCCACGCGTGCGCCGGTACTGGTTGCTCCTTCGATGAACGTCAACATGTTCGAACATCCACTCGTTCAGCAGAACTTGGCCCGGCTGCGCGATATTGGCTACCGCGTCATTCCGCCCGGAGAGGGCGAACTGGCGTGCGGCTGGCACGGAAAGGGACGCCTCGCGGAGCCGCCCGCGTTGCTGGCGGAAGTGGAGCGAGCCGTTCGTGTCCCAGATCTACGCGGCGAACGCGTGGTGGTTACCGCAGGGCCGACGCGCGAGTTCCTGGATCCGATCCGCTTTCTTACCAACCGGTCGAGCGGCAAGATGGGTTTCGCACTCGCCGAGGCTGCGTGGCGTCGCGGCGCCGATGTGGTGCTCATCACTGGGCCAGTGGCGCTTTCGACGCCCTATGGAGTCCGCCGCCAAGACGTGGTGTCTGCTCAGGACATGTACGAAGCCCTCGCACACGAGTTCGATCGGGCCTCGATCGTTCTCATGTGTGCGGCCGTCGCGGACTACAAGCCTGCCGAGCGACGCGCCACAAAGGTCAAGAAACAAGATCGCCGTTGGGCTCTCGAGTTAGAACCAACGGTGGATATCCTGTCTACCCTGGCGCCGCGCAAGGGGAAGCAATTTCTCGTGGGTTTTGCGGCAGAAACCGAGCAGCTCGAAAGCTTCGGGCGAGAAAAGCTCGTTCGTAAGGGACTCGATTTGGTCGTGGCAAACGACGTGAGTCGAACCGACGCGGGCATGGAATCGGACTTCAATGCAGCTCTGCTGCTCGACCGCTTGGGCGGCCGCTTGGAGTTGCCGCTCATGCCGAAAGCGGATTTGGCGGAGGCGATCCTCGATCGTGTCGTGGAAATCCGCAAGCAAATGGTAGCGAGTTGA
- a CDS encoding GTP-binding protein: protein MGRPREPEPVKPVCGLLINDLELLGEVESRLHELFGAIEDRTSLEPWQHSAYYAPDMGWRLWRGWYSFTSLASPERLAEWKLATNELESQFAVSGHRRINADPGYLALLKMVLASTKDAPHRVYLRSGIFAEVTLVFERGAFRPLPHTYPDYASANALDFFSRVRQRYLAQRRARTDE, encoded by the coding sequence GTGGGCAGGCCACGAGAGCCGGAACCCGTCAAACCCGTTTGCGGACTTTTGATCAACGACCTCGAGCTACTGGGAGAAGTCGAGAGTCGTCTTCACGAGCTATTCGGTGCCATCGAAGATCGCACTTCGCTGGAACCCTGGCAACACTCTGCCTACTACGCACCGGACATGGGCTGGCGGTTGTGGCGAGGTTGGTACAGTTTCACGTCCTTGGCCTCACCGGAACGACTGGCCGAGTGGAAACTGGCAACAAACGAACTGGAAAGCCAATTCGCGGTGTCCGGCCACCGGCGTATCAATGCGGACCCGGGCTACCTTGCCCTGTTGAAAATGGTCCTGGCGAGCACCAAGGATGCACCACACCGCGTATACCTCCGCTCTGGCATTTTTGCGGAGGTCACGTTGGTGTTCGAACGCGGGGCATTCCGTCCGCTTCCGCACACGTATCCGGACTACGCGAGCGCCAACGCCTTGGACTTTTTTTCCCGTGTTCGCCAGCGTTATTTGGCGCAGCGCCGTGCGCGAACCGACGAATAG